The Camelus dromedarius isolate mCamDro1 chromosome 25, mCamDro1.pat, whole genome shotgun sequence genome has a segment encoding these proteins:
- the LOC116150360 gene encoding killer cell lectin-like receptor subfamily B member 1B allele A, translating to MSEVGVTYSELRLQDSSQPQRRRRLETSKKKGQDHPAPSSSWKFVAVFLWIICLGLLFSIGYLAIEMNKKPFQLEGCPGNISSNQEANKSVCKYPTCPNNWHQYGENCYHFSRTLLPWKQCHHHCFLSGSRFVKLNTEEELNFIIKLSKMQCDLQKDKFFISLYYDNQKLKWVWRDGTDLTLDKLPVPGYENAHNKCVHIKYGQIITEDCQSRGYCICKKTMYPG from the exons ATGAGTGAAGTAGGTGTAACCTATTCTGAATTACGGCTTCAAGATTCATCTCAGCCACAGAGAAGGCGAAGACTTGAAACGTCTAAAAAAAAAGGTCAAG ATCATCCTGCTCCATCTTCTTCATGGAAATTCGTTGCAGTGTTTCTGTGGATCATCTGCCTGGGACTTCTTTTTTCTATTGGATACTTAGCCATTGAGA TGAATAAGAAGCCATTTCAACTAGAAGGATGTCCAGGAAATATCTCCTCCAACCAGGAAGCAAATAAATCAG TTTGCAAATATCCTACTTGTCCCAACAACTGGCACCAGTATGGAGAAAACTGCTACCATTTCTCAAGAACTCTGCTTCCTTGGAAACAATGTCACCATCATTGCTTCCTTTCAGGGTCAAGATTTGTTAAATTGAATACTGAAGAAGAGCTG AATTTCATAATAAAACTGTCAAAGATGCAATGTGATCTGCAGAAAGATAAGTTTTTCATCAGTTTATACTACGACAACCAAAAACTGAAATGGGTTTGGCGAGATGGCACAGATCTTACCCTGGACAA GCTTCCAGTTCCTGGATATGAGAATGCTCATAATAAATGTGTACACATAAAATATGGCCAGATAATTACTGAAGATTGCCAAAGTCGTGGCTATTGTATCTGTAAGAAGACCATGTATCCAGGCTAG
- the KLRK1 gene encoding NKG2-D type II integral membrane protein — MMESIRDRWAHHGIEMSKSDNYDPELVKHGASARRKKGRHTSKHGENSSPFSLARSVAVAMAIRFLVTVMLGSAMIINSLFNQGTPDSLTGSYCGPCPKNWICYRNNCYQFSNESKSWYQSQASCMNQNSSLLKIYSREDQDFFKLVKSYHWLGLVQIPANGSWQWEDGSILSANQLTMVKMQNGTCAVYGSNFKAYTENCLNPNTYICMQRSV; from the exons ATGATGGAGTCTATCCGAGATCGCTGGGCTCATCACGGCATCG AGATGAGTAAATCTGATAATTATGACCCTGAACTGGTGAAGCATGGTGCTTCTGCCAGGCGGAAAAAGGGAAGACACACAAGCAAACATGGAGAAAACT caTCTCCATTTTCCCTTGCCAGATCCGTTGCTGTAGCCATGGCGATCCGTTTCCTTGTAACGGTAATGCTAGGCAGTGCCATGATCATAAATT CATTATTCAACCAAGGAACTCCGGATTCTCTGACAG GAAGTTACTGTGGTCCATGTCCAAAAAACTGGATATGTTACAGAAATAACTGCTACCAATTTTCTAATGAGAGCAAAAGCTGGTACCAGAGCCAAGCTTCTTGTATGAATCAAAATTCCAGTCTCTTGAAGATATATAGCAGAGAGGACCAG GACTTCTTTAAATTGGTGAAGTCGTATCATTGGCTGGGACTAGTACAAATTCCAGCGAATGGTTCCTGGCAGTGGGAAGATGGTTCCATTCTCTCGGCTAATCA GCTAACAATGGTTAAAATGCAGAACGGAACATGTGCAGTCTATGGCTCAAATTTTAAAGCTTATACAGAAAATTGCCTAAATCCAAACACATACATCTGCATGCAGAGGAGTGTATAA